The Osmerus eperlanus chromosome 20, fOsmEpe2.1, whole genome shotgun sequence DNA segment CTACACTAGTCGCACCTTACAAAgaactaacttatggctatgcaggcatacGCAAACAGCAtgatgacagtttatcaatgatacaagaaacataatttatggcatatttctctcctggttGACCGAGAGTTATGTTCTCATGAGCTTAATATAGCAGGTacagatcaaacattgtttttttATATTCAGAGCActccaaacagtataaaagaaataaagtaatcattagcTATTGTTGAttgatcagtggttaaggacagaCTTATTCAGAGGGAAAGAGGTTACATGGTCACAGCCTGTCCGTTATCATGCATAAAGACTAACCTGGACTCCCTCTGTCACTacttactgtgtgtgtcctcgtcTTAGTGGGAGAAGATGAAGAACCCTCAGATGTGGCTTGATGCTGCGACTcagatctttttctctctgtcactggctTTTGGTGGACTCATTTCCTTCTCCAGCTACAACCCTGAGACGTAAGGTCGTTTTATTTACATACCTGGATCCATCAGGATTCAACAGTCAAATGGTGCTTTTCCAccaatttttcttcttctgtgtgtgtttgttagtaaCAACTGTGAGAGGGACGCTGTTCTGGTTGGGGTTATAAACAGCGCCACATCTATATATGCTTCCATCCCCATCTTTGCCATCCTGGGATTTAAAGCCAACTCCAACTTAATTTCCTGTCTCGAGGGGTATGTACAAGAAAGGGTTGAATTTAGCCAAAGACCAAACAAGGAAATGTACTTCAAGTATTTGTGTCATCTGCAGGAACATCTTAGCATTGACGAATGCGTTCAACATCGGGGACCAAAACATAACAGTTGACAACTATGACCAGTGGTTTGAGGACCTGAACGGGACTTATCCCGACAAAGTCTTCTCCCTGAACCTCAAACACTGCAGCCTTCAGACTTTCCTCCAAGAGGTAAGACACAGGTAGATTAGTATTAGGTATTAGTTCCTTCTATGTAGGAGTGTTGTTCTCTTTCACAACTCCTTTTTACCTCCTTTCATCACGCTCTCTTCACAACTCTTTTCTCATTGTCTTTTCTAATCCTTCTTTGCCTCGTACCCTCCCTGTACCTTTTCAACCACTCTGTTGACTTCACTTCTCTCTATTGTCCTGTCTCCATCTCATGCTGCTTGTTTCAGAGTGCGTCGGGGACTGGCCTGGCGTTCATTGTGTTCACAGAGGCAGTTAAAGAGATGCCAGGTTCTCAGGTGTGGGCGGTACTGTTTTTCATCATGCTCTTCAGCCTGGGTCTATCTTCCATGTTTGGCAACCTGGAAGGCATCCTCAGCCCTCTCAGGGAACTCCACATGGTGCCAAGCTGGATACCCAAGGAGCTCTTCACAGGTAGAGACGTCCCCCTTGGTCCCTTGGCAAAGGATGGGGATTGTGGGGCATCGATAGCCTATTAAGTAATGTATCATGAGTTTTTAGGGGAATTATTTCTTTAGAGGAAGAAAGGTTGGTGTTTGCATATTTGAATGTACCTCatattcctctcctccatctttctctctatctgtctgtccttctttcTCTTATTTTTGGACGTCCAGCATTTATCTGCATGTTATCTTTCCTGGTGGCTCTTATCTTCACCATGAGTTCAGGAAACTACTGGCTGGAAATCTTTAACAGCTATGTCGGTTCAATTCCTCTTCTGATAATAGCCTTCTTTGAAATCATAGCGGTGGTTTATGTGTATGGAATGAAAAGGTAagtgtatttttttaatttattattaTCTACAAATTTCGTACCTGTAATTCTTTTTGGATTGTGTGTATTGCCACTTTTCAAAGCTCAACTGAATATCCCTGTCTGGGTCTGTTTAGATTTGGCGATGACATACTCTTTATGACGGGAAGGCAGCCCAACATCTTCTGGAAGGCGTGCTGGATGGTCATCAGTCCTGTGATGCTCATTGTTGTTCTGGTTGCTTATGTTGCCATCCAGGTGCAGGTGGAGCCCTCCTATGCTGCCTGGAACCCAGACTTTGTAAGCTGTTGGCTATGACCAGCTGACTTAGTATATCATTCTGGAATGTAAAACTATTACAGGATTATACTACAGTATAATAGAATAAAAGCATTAAACTCTTTATGTAAAAGGATACGTTTGGATTCAGCTCATCAAGTCAAAGAGATTTTCAAGACTGAACAAACCCTGATGTTACTTCACTTGTTACTTGTATCTCTCCATAGGAAGGCTTTCCCCAGTTTGATGTGCAGCCATACCCACAATGGGTGTTTGCCATCTGTATCCTGCTTTCCACAGTCCCTGTCATCTCCATCCCCCTCGTGGCTTTGTACCACTTCATCCTCTGGGCAAAGCGCCGGCGTTCCTCCCAACGGCACCGCAACAGAGCCATTCCCTACGACAACGGTGGCTATGTCATGCACTCATAGCAAGACTGATTTGAATGCTGCATCAGACTTCAGATCAGGAAAAAAACAGTGATAAATCTGCCCAAGTTCCTAACGCTTAATGAAGAGGAATAGACCTTCCATATTGCACATAATTTTTATTTTGATGTGTACACTTGTCTAAATGTAAAACTTGCAAAAAAAGGAACAAATCTAATAAAGTTATAAAACTCAAGTTTACACAACGCAATGAAATGTATAAAAAGGTGACCACCGGCATGCTAAATAATTTATAATATCAATCTACACAGTATAAACTTTCCTCCGATGAACAAAATGTCTTCTACAATGGTCCAAATATCAGTTAAACATTGATGACCATCGTCCTTGGAAAAATACAGAGTACACAATAAATCAGCTATCAAAGTCCAGAGagtgggatgaagggatggatggtCCATGTTCATATCTTAACTATCAACCTTTATTGGTTACCCAGCTGGCATTATATACAGTAACTTTTATGATTGACCACTGTTGCTTTACAGTTTCATAAAAATTAAGTCAGGATGGCATTTACCAGGTCCAGTCCCATCTCTTCTTAAATATGAACCAGCTTGATTGCATGAGGACACAACTAGTTAATTTGTAAATATGTGAAAATGGAGATGTGACATAATCCTTGTCTCTTGCCCGATTCCTCTAGGTACGTACTTCAAGCACTATAATCTTATGGTCCTCTGTGCTCATGTTTCGTACTCCTTAAAAACATATAGCCATGAAGTTCGGAGGGGTTTTGGGTGTGGCGGCCTGCCTGACTCGCAGCAGCCTAAGGTCTCCCAGATTCCTCTCCAGTCTTTTTTTACCTGCAGAGAAACAAATTAGGGAAACAAAACATTTGGGTGGTGCCATCAGACGAGGTCTTCTAGACATCAGCTACCTTGGGGAGTGTTTCGTGGGCAGTCTACGGCCCACCTAGGCGTGTACGTACGAGAGTGGAGGGCAGTGAGCAGGTCTCTGTAGAGGGGGCGATAGCGTGACAAaaccagggagaaggagagacagtatATGAGCTCCACCGCCTCATACTGAAGACAGCCTGTCTGAGCTTTACTGCCCAGAGTCACTCCTGGGAGGAAAGGACAGCCGTTGGGTAAAAGAGATAACGAGAGAAGGGAGTGGGTGGAGTGAAAGGGAGTGGGTGTGGATTCaacaggagggagggaccaCTGGAAGATAAGCGATAGAGAACAACAAGAAACGGCATTAGGAAGATGCGCTCACCCCTGTTGCAGAGTCTGATGAGCTGGTTGGTATACTCTGCCATATTCCAGATAAGATGCAAGAAGTAAACTGGGTTCTGGGAAACTTTCTGACCAAAGGGTAAACTCTGGGCACATACGTGGAACCTACCACAACCACCATAAAAATGTTCAACAACCATCAAATAAACACGAGGAAAACAGATGATGACATACATGAAAGTATACAGACAGAAGACAGACCAGGagagttgttgtttgttttggcaTTTGATGTTCATATAAACCCTGTACTGGGTGTAATGAGCAAACAATGTAACAAGGAAATCATTGACAGAAGAAAGGTGAGGACTGTTTAACAACCCTGAGTGTTAAACATCAATCTGTGAGCTATAGAGGAGTAccgagaaagggaaagagaagcCTGTGTTTACTATGAGGGGTCATTTTAGGTCACTTAACACTTCATAGCGGTTTCACAACAAAACTGGCAAACAAACACGTATTCATTCCGTTTGCATGTTTTATCCTCTGTCCAGAATGGATCCCAGTATGACACAGCAGTCAGGTGACAGTACCTGCAGGCATGCAGCAGAACCAGCTTGTACAGGTTCTTATACACAGCCTCCAAGGAATTTGTCTGTGAAGAAAAAGTCAGTTACATCATTCACATtatgtacaaatacaatttttTTGAAGGATGTATGAAGAGGTCTTGGTTTGAGGAAATAGCAAAGCAACTCACTTTCAGATCCAGGAAGAGGGCGTGACACTTGAGTCTGAGGATGCCCATGAGCTTTCGTCTCATTTGCTTACCGGCAGAGAGGGCGGGGCCTACAGTCAGGCTGTACCGCAGGGATAGGCCAGCATAGCTAAAGGGAGAttaagagatggaggggggggaaaaggactTGAGAATAATGAATCAGCATTTTAGTCAATAACCAATAACAAAATATGATGTGGGCATACGTTTACTgttatctcagtggtagagcatttggctGCTGATCAAGAGTTTGCTGGTTCAAATACCCATCATATGCTGCATTGGTTCAAACATAAACAGGAAGCTAAACGAATACATTATTTATAATTTTGTCATTAAGAAATAGGGATGTATTTAAATACAGTACAATGTGTACGACAATAATCGAACAGTAATCAGATTTATAGTTGAACTAAGAGCTATATAGGGTATTCTAAACATAACATATGGTTTGTATTTAGAattttaagtacagtaacaatggTAGGATAGGGTCTACAATACTAGGCCATAAGAACTGTAAAATGTAATAATACAACTCCAGTAGGGCTATCGTGAAACTGACATTATCAACTGAACACCTAAACATTAGTCCTAGTGCTATCTATATGGCACGATATGTTATCTCACAATGCCCtggtaacactgtgtgtgtgtgtgtgtctacatgtgaaAACATGTGGGTttaggcatgtgtgtgacagtATTCTACCTGGAGTAGTCGCAGTAAACATCTAGGGTGCGTGTGTCAAGCAGCAGGCCACACCAGGGGAACAGGCAGTGGGCAGGCAGGACACGGGTCTCAGGGCAGACCCCCTGGTCCTCTGACATGGGGAAGTTGATGGCCACCTTTTGGGGGTTCACCACACAGCCATACTGAGGCACTCCAGCCAACAACGTCctaggaacaggaagtgatttCAGCCAGTATCTGGTATGACAGGAAGTGGGAAACATTCCTAACAGCTGGTATAGCAGCTGCTAGGACAGTCAGGGTCTTATGTGCATTGTGAACTGGactgtttttgtatgtgtatgtacttGAGAAAGGTCTGTGCTTGGTTCAGATCTGGAGTGATGAGGAGAAAATCATCCACCAGCCTCATCAGATGCCTAGTCACAAAGAGATGAAGATCAAGTTTAAATCATCAGCATTGCATTGAAACCCCACTTGGTTGGTGCAAGGGATTtgactgccctctgctgggcaAAGGAGATAATGGTACCTAGAGGCATATTTTACAATACCACACAGTAGATTCACCACATGTATTACATAACCTAGGGCCTTCATCCCAAGAAGAAAAGGGTGGTTTCAAATTAAAAGAAAAGTAAGAGATGCAGCAGCCATCATTCTCACCCTCCTTTCTCTGTGAGGTTTTTGAACAGGAAGTTCTCCATGTGAGCGTAGCAGAGGCAGCAAAGCAGAGAGGACACTACAGAACCCTGAGGAATACCCTGCCACTGACGGAACATTCTGGAacatgcattcacaaacaaccattGAACCAGTGACCACATCAATTGCTATTGTTACGTCAAAAAATTACTTTATCGCTAATAACAACTAACTCATTACTAAAGAAAGTTAGTAATGAAAAAGCAGCATACATACTTTTTCCCAAACTGAACAACACTCCCAGTGAGCATTTGGGTGAAGAACTCCAGGACATCTTTGCCTTGCAGATCTAAGGAGAAATGCTAGATCGGACGAGACATTTAAATTTACACTTACATttaccagacgctcttatccagagcgacttacagtaagtacagggacattccccccgaggcaagtagggtgaagtgccttgccgaaggacacaatgtcattttggcacAAACTGgctcgaaccggcaaccttctgattacaagcccgattccctaaccgctcagccacctgactcccttcttcACTTAGGCCTATAATTTGCTCCATCATTTCAAAAGAATACTACTGACCACCTCAAGATGGCCGCTTCCCTCACCTGCTCCACCAGGATGGCATTGTGAACCTTGCCCTTCGTCTGCAGTGACATCACAAAAGCTTTCATATTGGTGAATGCTACAGTGTCCTCCAGGAAATCTGCCTAAATACGGAGGTAAACAGTGTttatttgagagtgtgtgtgtgtgtgtgtgtgtatgcatgctttGGAGTGAGTATGTATGCTTTAGTATGCACCTTTCTGACGAAGGTCTTTTTTAGGCCCTCATGGAAATTGGCCCACACTTTGGCATAGCGCCGCACAGAAAACGTCTCTTCCTGGACAGGTGACAGAACCTGACGAATCACCTCCAAGAGTTTGGAGTGGGGCAAACTATCGTAGGCCCCACTCACATCCacctgaaagagagagtgcgagGATTGAGTATTATTAGCAGCTTGtgacaaaacacaacaaagCCATATACCTCATCATATTGCAACCAGACAAACCGATTCTATGCGTCACATCCAGTGTAACAAAACCTGATTTCAGACATGCTAGAGTATGTGATTTGATACAAGCCATGCTTAGTTGCCGACAAAACAAAAGAAATACAGGTCAACCAACCTTGACGAAGTAGAGGGATTGGGGCTTGTTCTTctgagctggggagagggaacCTAGGACCCTGTGGATGTCTGTCATCCCCCACACTGTTGAACCCAGGAGAGCAGGtgtggtgcgcacacacacgcgcagaacGTCCAGTAGATCCCGCACTGATGCCTGGAACCTCTACAAGGGAACACCGCACTCAGAATGCAAACCTATGGATTTAACCAAGGTTCCTACCTTGGCACGGTTTTTGTCTTTGGATTTGAGAAAACCAGGCAGATAAAAGGGCTTAGCTAATCTAATGACCTGAGATTCTATGATGGAGGGGATGAACACACACCCTTGTTTTGGGGTCAGCTCCTAGGACACGCGTGATCGGCCTCATGCCCTCAGTCTTGGGGATGAAGCGAAGCCGAGATGTGACAGTGGTCCTGGGGAGGGACACCACCTGTGCAGGGGTCAACTCCTCCATCTGACCCTTACACTGATGAGTCCTGAGGACAAGGTCATttttagagagtgtgtgtgttttgtgtgtgttgtgtgtgttttgtgtgtgtgttagcctacCTGAAAGCCAGCTCCTGGAGCCTGGCCCAGACCTCCTGTCTGTAAAACCTCAGAGCATTCTTGTGTCCCATACTCTCTGTGACATAGAAGCAGGCCCTGACCAGACCCAGCACATAACCGTCCAACAGCCAGGCCAGGAACTGTCCTAGCACCCGTGTCCGATATGCAAGCTCACTGGGTGGGCAGTGACCTGGtcgggagagggggatggtgaAGTGAATGGAGCTGATTGTCAAAGGGGACAATACAGCAAGAAAAACAAAATCATAATTTTTTGGCCTTTTACGGACTCTTACCTGTCTTACTGAGCTTTATCCAATCACAGTCATTCACCTTCATCTTCCAAAGGAGCTCAGCCAATGAGAGGCGCTCATGCTTGCCCATGCGCAGGAATTCCCGTACTCTGAACAGGAAGTTGAGCCTGTTGTGGTCTGATCCCCACAGCTCCCATGGGACCACAGTGGCGAGGCACTCCTTGATGAACAGATACACCCGGTGAGGTGCACTGTGCTGGGGCAGGAGAGCTGCCATCTCCCCCTGTCCTTCCCCAACTCCCTTCACCACCCCTGGGCATAACTTCTGCAGTATCCTGGTGTATGCACAACTCCTGTGTCTACGTAACAGCTGGCTGAAGAGGGGTACCATGTTGAAAAACCTCTTGGGCAGTTTTTTGGgtttcctctccacccctttGAGATATACCACGCCCTCAAAGAACATTATTCTCACCAAGTCCCGCCCTTGGAGTCTC contains these protein-coding regions:
- the tert gene encoding telomerase reverse transcriptase; the protein is MPVAEMSRSVGILRSLYPNVQTLEEFSNSIVFREGHKAHLVEPPETTRFLSFVRGVYVCTDKTLHYVPSRNQICTLPELLAFILNSFKRKKKRNVLAHGYGYPLAQEERDADQFRFQGDVTQSAAYIHGSDMWKKVSQRLGTDVTRYMLECCSVFVTVPPTCLFQVCGTPVYERVSMTTGSGFNLQSRSRRNATGNIVTLTIPWNRRERYLKYTKSSRRRWGSADSSGEIRQKKRERDMEENQRELPGKRRRIEQEGVMQSLGTVEGSNQGHCGTGDQPKSVDLAVCPRPVEDVARTQHPVKLHTLPSEAGASWRTGLFPPLPPAQCFIRTLGMLYGGRGMRSFLLNRKRKGEWDEQRRLQGRDLVRIMFFEGVVYLKGVERKPKKLPKRFFNMVPLFSQLLRRHRSCAYTRILQKLCPGVVKGVGEGQGEMAALLPQHSAPHRVYLFIKECLATVVPWELWGSDHNRLNFLFRVREFLRMGKHERLSLAELLWKMKVNDCDWIKLSKTGHCPPSELAYRTRVLGQFLAWLLDGYVLGLVRACFYVTESMGHKNALRFYRQEVWARLQELAFRTHQCKGQMEELTPAQVVSLPRTTVTSRLRFIPKTEGMRPITRVLGADPKTRRFQASVRDLLDVLRVCVRTTPALLGSTVWGMTDIHRVLGSLSPAQKNKPQSLYFVKVDVSGAYDSLPHSKLLEVIRQVLSPVQEETFSVRRYAKVWANFHEGLKKTFVRKADFLEDTVAFTNMKAFVMSLQTKGKVHNAILVEQHFSLDLQGKDVLEFFTQMLTGSVVQFGKKMFRQWQGIPQGSVVSSLLCCLCYAHMENFLFKNLTEKGGHLMRLVDDFLLITPDLNQAQTFLKTLLAGVPQYGCVVNPQKVAINFPMSEDQGVCPETRVLPAHCLFPWCGLLLDTRTLDVYCDYSSYAGLSLRYSLTVGPALSAGKQMRRKLMGILRLKCHALFLDLKTNSLEAVYKNLYKLVLLHACRFHVCAQSLPFGQKVSQNPVYFLHLIWNMAEYTNQLIRLCNRGVTLGSKAQTGCLQYEAVELIYCLSFSLVLSRYRPLYRDLLTALHSRKKRLERNLGDLRLLRVRQAATPKTPPNFMAICF
- the slc6a18 gene encoding inactive sodium-dependent neutral amino acid transporter B(0)AT3, with product MADSGLSVDTKREERPKWDNKVQYLLTCIGFAVGLGNVWRFPYLCQIYGGGAFLIPYLIALVFEGLPLLYLELAIGQRLRMGSIGVWNAITPFLGGVGIASMIVSFLVGLFYNTILAWVLWYFFHSFQDPLPWAECPINANHTGYVTECVESTPVNYFWYRQTLNISPNIETSGSLQWWIVVCLGTAWLIVYICFIRGIETIGKAVYVTATFPYLVLTIFLVRALTLPGASTGLVYLFTPDWEKMKNPQMWLDAATQIFFSLSLAFGGLISFSSYNPETNNCERDAVLVGVINSATSIYASIPIFAILGFKANSNLISCLEGNILALTNAFNIGDQNITVDNYDQWFEDLNGTYPDKVFSLNLKHCSLQTFLQESASGTGLAFIVFTEAVKEMPGSQVWAVLFFIMLFSLGLSSMFGNLEGILSPLRELHMVPSWIPKELFTAFICMLSFLVALIFTMSSGNYWLEIFNSYVGSIPLLIIAFFEIIAVVYVYGMKRFGDDILFMTGRQPNIFWKACWMVISPVMLIVVLVAYVAIQVQVEPSYAAWNPDFEGFPQFDVQPYPQWVFAICILLSTVPVISIPLVALYHFILWAKRRRSSQRHRNRAIPYDNGGYVMHS